From a region of the Paenibacillus sp. R14(2021) genome:
- a CDS encoding TrkA family potassium uptake protein, with protein MAKKQYAVIGMGRFGTSVAHTLSNLGFDVLAIDADEERIQEVSDWVTHAVATDSTDEEALKSLGLRNFDVVVVAIGEDIQASILTTLILKELGVAEIIVKAQSELHGKVLSKIGADKVVFPERDMGMRVAHHLISPNIMEYIELSKDYSIVEVKAPAFTVGRNLKQLDIRARYKCNVLAIKSGTEMNISPYPEETIKASDVLVIVGKNEDLADVELAFAEG; from the coding sequence TTGGCGAAGAAGCAATATGCCGTTATCGGCATGGGGAGATTTGGTACAAGCGTTGCGCATACGCTGTCCAACCTAGGGTTTGATGTGCTTGCGATCGACGCTGACGAGGAGCGAATCCAAGAGGTATCCGATTGGGTGACGCATGCGGTTGCCACGGATTCAACGGATGAAGAAGCACTGAAGTCACTCGGACTGCGTAATTTCGATGTGGTGGTCGTGGCCATCGGCGAAGATATCCAGGCCAGCATTTTGACGACGCTGATTCTCAAAGAGCTTGGCGTGGCTGAAATTATCGTGAAAGCCCAAAGCGAGCTGCACGGTAAAGTGCTAAGCAAGATCGGCGCGGACAAAGTGGTGTTTCCCGAACGCGATATGGGAATGCGCGTTGCGCATCACTTGATTTCCCCCAACATTATGGAATACATAGAACTGTCTAAGGATTACAGCATCGTCGAAGTTAAGGCACCGGCTTTTACCGTCGGCCGAAATTTAAAGCAACTCGATATTCGGGCTCGATATAAATGTAATGTCCTCGCCATAAAATCGGGTACGGAGATGAATATCTCCCCTTACCCAGAGGAAACCATTAAGGCAAGCGATGTCCTCGTCATCGTCGGCAAGAATGAAGATCTTGCGGATGTCGAGCTCGCCTTTGCGGAAGGCTGA
- a CDS encoding ATP-grasp domain-containing protein, whose amino-acid sequence MTAFNILFTSAGRRVSLIRSFKEALNELVIEGTIVTADMQKFAPAAKVGDVHELLPCVTEFNYISSLLEVCKKHEIQLLIPLIDPELQVLADHRNEFEKIGVFVLISSSEVNRICFDKRNTASFFESIQFNTPKTLDPAQILSDPDAYYPLMLKPANGSSSKGVTKINNSEELRFFLKYTPNPLLQEYVTGLEYTIDVLMDFQGRARAAVPRLRMETRAGEVSKGMTVKNFAIMAAAKKAVEALPGAIGCITLQCFVTREERIVFIEINPRFGGGIPLSLAAGAKYSKTIIKWLLNQTEDWTDMDDWQDGLVMLRYDEAFYAHKDEFL is encoded by the coding sequence ATGACTGCATTCAATATTCTGTTTACCAGTGCGGGTAGGAGAGTATCCTTAATCCGATCTTTTAAAGAAGCATTGAATGAGTTGGTTATAGAGGGAACCATCGTCACTGCGGATATGCAAAAATTTGCCCCTGCAGCCAAGGTTGGAGATGTCCATGAATTGCTTCCTTGCGTAACAGAATTTAACTACATTTCAAGCCTGTTGGAAGTTTGCAAAAAGCATGAAATTCAGCTATTGATCCCTCTAATCGACCCTGAATTGCAAGTGCTTGCGGATCATCGCAATGAATTCGAGAAAATAGGAGTTTTTGTGCTCATTAGTTCTTCGGAGGTCAACCGTATTTGTTTTGACAAAAGAAATACGGCTTCTTTTTTTGAGAGTATTCAATTTAACACTCCTAAAACGTTAGATCCCGCACAGATTCTATCTGATCCGGATGCCTATTATCCTCTGATGTTAAAGCCCGCCAACGGGAGCAGCAGTAAAGGGGTAACAAAGATTAATAACTCTGAGGAGTTACGATTTTTTCTGAAATATACACCTAACCCCTTGCTTCAGGAATATGTGACAGGCCTAGAATATACGATTGATGTTTTGATGGATTTTCAAGGAAGAGCACGTGCAGCCGTTCCGCGTTTACGAATGGAAACAAGAGCGGGTGAAGTCAGCAAAGGGATGACGGTGAAAAACTTCGCCATTATGGCTGCAGCCAAGAAAGCGGTTGAAGCGCTTCCTGGTGCTATAGGCTGCATCACTTTGCAGTGCTTTGTGACTAGAGAAGAGAGAATCGTTTTTATAGAAATCAATCCACGCTTTGGCGGAGGGATCCCGCTTTCCTTAGCTGCTGGGGCTAAGTATAGTAAGACCATAATTAAATGGCTTTTAAACCAGACCGAGGATTGGACGGATATGGATGATTGGCAGGACGGGTTAGTCATGCTTCGCTATGATGAAGCCTTTTATGCTCATAAGGACGAATTTCTATGA
- the sspI gene encoding small acid-soluble spore protein SspI, which yields MNNLDLRQAIVRRVQNKSGEELTDVIESSIGSDERALPGLGVLFEMIWRSSEVPEQNRMVELLYNHLHTAESAAPSPS from the coding sequence TTGAACAATCTAGATTTGCGTCAAGCGATCGTGCGTCGGGTGCAAAATAAATCCGGTGAGGAACTAACCGACGTCATCGAAAGCTCCATCGGCAGCGACGAGCGGGCGCTCCCCGGACTAGGTGTCCTATTTGAAATGATTTGGCGCAGCAGCGAGGTTCCGGAACAAAATCGCATGGTGGAGCTGCTGTACAATCACCTGCACACAGCAGAAAGCGCAGCGCCGAGTCCAAGCTGA
- a CDS encoding glycosyltransferase, whose protein sequence is MNKLNILYFTIDWSTYTYKPDHYFKLELATLPDVHVHFREQGGYLPDILSTLDFIPDFIYMDNFKHSRNLSALPTGMNKVSIPKGILFHDVNRSNDTFRSYVKENKIDLIFVHYRDAFLKYFPKYHDRLRWLPNHAYKPVFHRYNVQKTIDYLMMGRVKDYYPLRKEIIRKMHKLEGFVSHEHPGYRWFTNNEKETLYLDQNYAKEINRAKMFLTCGSKYDFAVGKYFEIPACGTLLLASGFNELEDLGFIHKKTFIEINKSNFMDKAQYYLRHEDVRNAITEKGYELVRSRHTTDIRVREFVDELWKFTGKTRQE, encoded by the coding sequence TTGAATAAACTAAATATTTTATATTTTACAATCGATTGGTCGACATACACTTATAAACCTGATCATTATTTCAAACTGGAATTGGCTACTCTGCCGGATGTTCATGTTCATTTCAGGGAACAAGGTGGGTATTTACCGGATATTCTTAGTACGTTGGACTTTATTCCTGATTTTATTTATATGGATAATTTTAAACATAGTCGTAATTTGTCCGCACTCCCCACCGGTATGAATAAAGTAAGCATCCCAAAAGGTATTTTATTTCACGATGTCAACAGATCCAATGATACTTTCAGAAGTTACGTCAAAGAGAACAAGATTGATTTGATCTTCGTCCACTACCGTGATGCATTTCTCAAATATTTCCCGAAATATCATGACCGGTTGAGATGGCTGCCAAATCATGCTTATAAACCGGTTTTCCACAGATACAATGTTCAGAAGACTATTGATTATTTAATGATGGGCAGAGTCAAAGACTATTACCCTCTTCGTAAAGAAATAATCCGTAAAATGCATAAGTTAGAAGGTTTTGTTTCACACGAGCATCCGGGATATAGATGGTTTACAAATAATGAAAAAGAAACACTGTATCTAGACCAAAATTATGCGAAGGAAATCAACCGAGCGAAAATGTTCCTGACATGCGGGTCCAAGTATGATTTCGCGGTAGGAAAATACTTTGAAATCCCGGCTTGCGGGACCTTGCTGTTAGCCTCCGGTTTTAATGAATTAGAAGATTTGGGGTTCATCCATAAGAAGACGTTTATTGAAATCAATAAAAGCAATTTTATGGATAAGGCCCAGTATTATCTGAGACATGAAGATGTAAGAAATGCAATAACGGAGAAGGGCTATGAGTTGGTTCGTTCCCGCCATACAACCGATATAAGAGTCAGAGAATTTGTAGATGAGCTATGGAAGTTTACCGGAAAGACTAGGCAGGAATAG
- a CDS encoding UDP-N-acetylglucosamine 4,6-dehydratase family protein codes for MNNFLYHYSINVFYVLLLLILTIGIFFYFRFHSRRSEARKNRAQQSNNHIPDIRIEEILGREPVRIDLEAASELVRDKVILVTGAGGSIGSEICRHICGFLPRKLILLGHGEYSIFTIENELKLNFPNIATESVIADIQDKKRLEDVFSYFQPHIIFHAAAHKHVRLMELNPSEAIKNNVFGTRNVAECALKFKAERLVFISSDKGVDASSVMGASKRLAEIMILAMGKSKDTKFVIVRFGNVLGSRGSVVPLFKQQIKNGGPIKVSHPDMVRYFMTIQEAVQLVFKAAGMATGGETFILDMGKPVKIIDLAYHVIRMSGLEPNEDIKIVFTGIGPGEKLVEELFNAEEKLKATKHGSIYVCEPHVFLEEDVFETLRTLEEIVSHEEMFAISEEIYSVIRQFIPGFKNTGQNLRSVDKS; via the coding sequence TTGAACAATTTTCTATATCATTACTCGATCAATGTCTTTTATGTCTTGCTGCTATTAATTTTAACGATTGGAATCTTTTTTTACTTCCGGTTTCATTCAAGACGTTCTGAAGCCCGAAAGAATAGAGCTCAACAGAGCAACAACCATATTCCAGATATAAGGATTGAAGAAATATTAGGAAGGGAACCGGTTCGCATTGATTTGGAAGCAGCATCTGAATTAGTGAGAGATAAAGTGATACTAGTTACGGGGGCCGGAGGTTCAATAGGCTCAGAGATTTGCAGGCATATTTGCGGTTTTCTTCCTCGAAAACTAATATTGCTTGGTCATGGTGAGTACAGTATTTTTACGATCGAGAATGAATTAAAATTGAATTTCCCCAATATCGCTACCGAATCGGTTATTGCCGATATTCAAGACAAGAAAAGGCTGGAAGACGTATTCTCCTATTTTCAGCCCCACATTATCTTTCATGCAGCAGCCCATAAACACGTGCGATTAATGGAATTAAATCCATCCGAAGCGATAAAAAACAATGTGTTTGGGACCCGGAACGTTGCCGAATGTGCGCTAAAATTTAAAGCTGAAAGGCTAGTTTTTATTTCTTCGGATAAGGGGGTTGACGCATCCAGCGTGATGGGGGCTTCTAAACGATTGGCTGAAATTATGATACTAGCGATGGGGAAATCCAAGGATACAAAATTTGTGATTGTTAGATTTGGGAATGTTTTAGGCAGCCGGGGAAGCGTGGTGCCTCTGTTTAAACAGCAAATAAAGAACGGGGGTCCCATTAAGGTATCCCATCCGGATATGGTTCGCTATTTCATGACGATTCAGGAAGCTGTGCAGCTCGTCTTTAAAGCTGCTGGGATGGCCACAGGCGGAGAAACTTTCATTCTTGATATGGGGAAGCCAGTCAAAATCATCGATTTGGCCTACCATGTCATACGAATGTCCGGTTTAGAACCAAATGAAGACATCAAGATCGTTTTTACTGGCATAGGTCCGGGCGAGAAACTGGTTGAAGAGCTCTTTAATGCCGAAGAAAAATTAAAAGCTACGAAGCATGGTTCCATCTATGTTTGTGAACCCCATGTATTCTTAGAGGAAGATGTATTTGAAACTTTGAGGACATTGGAAGAGATAGTATCTCACGAAGAAATGTTTGCCATTTCGGAAGAAATCTATTCTGTCATCAGACAATTTATTCCAGGTTTCAAGAATACCGGACAGAATCTAAGGTCGGTGGACAAAAGTTGA
- a CDS encoding AraC family transcriptional regulator has translation MHPIRKPFQLDPVFPFELVYKGIRYSETELPDHLHDMYEVVYVHAGRGTFFIDDALYEKEAGDLFIIPGNTVHRAFPSTNDPIISTAIFFAPSFAQAESLDDGHDPLSCFDIAHKFKRYKIELPSESSRQIETWIEAMADEWAGKEIGHRHAVKLHLQTLLLGISRLPFTKDAASSLAGMGPQWIHEALQRIVRDPVQCGGLRELSAKACVSSAHFSRVFKQLTGMNLTDYVNAKRIIRAKELLRTTDDNIETIALICGFQGLPHFYEAFKKLAGMTPRSYRLKEKLH, from the coding sequence ATGCATCCGATTCGTAAGCCCTTTCAATTGGATCCCGTTTTCCCATTCGAACTCGTCTATAAAGGCATTCGATATTCAGAAACCGAACTGCCCGATCATTTGCATGACATGTACGAGGTGGTCTATGTTCACGCCGGGAGAGGCACCTTTTTTATTGACGATGCGCTTTACGAGAAAGAAGCCGGAGACTTATTCATCATACCGGGCAATACCGTTCATCGCGCCTTTCCTTCTACTAACGATCCTATTATTTCCACCGCTATATTCTTTGCTCCATCCTTCGCACAAGCAGAATCGTTAGACGACGGGCACGATCCGCTGAGCTGCTTTGATATCGCGCATAAATTCAAGCGCTATAAAATCGAGCTGCCTAGTGAATCTAGCAGGCAAATCGAAACATGGATCGAAGCGATGGCTGATGAATGGGCCGGGAAGGAAATCGGCCATCGGCATGCAGTAAAGCTCCATTTACAGACGCTGCTGCTTGGCATTAGCCGCCTTCCTTTTACGAAAGACGCTGCTTCCTCACTAGCAGGGATGGGTCCGCAGTGGATCCATGAAGCACTGCAGCGTATCGTTCGTGATCCCGTTCAATGCGGTGGACTCCGCGAACTGTCGGCCAAGGCATGCGTAAGCTCCGCACATTTCTCCCGCGTATTTAAGCAGCTCACAGGCATGAACCTGACCGACTACGTGAATGCGAAGCGAATCATTCGCGCTAAGGAATTACTTCGCACAACGGATGACAATATCGAAACGATCGCGTTAATCTGCGGATTCCAGGGCCTGCCGCATTTCTATGAAGCGTTCAAGAAGTTAGCAGGCATGACGCCGCGGTCCTACCGCCTTAAGGAGAAATTACATTAA
- a CDS encoding glycosyltransferase, producing MNKLNILYFTINWSTFTYKPDHYFKLELAKLPDVRVHFKLGVRDGKKKNGGHLPDILNKLEFVPDFIFFDDFESIRGVYGLPTGMNTVNIPKGILFHDVNRINNDFSSYVKEHKIELVFAHYRDAFLNYFPQYRNRFRWLPNHVYKPVFRRYKVEKTIDYLMMGKINQLYPLRKKIYREMQNVKGFVSHGHPGYKWVSEKEKKRLFIDEKYAKEINRAKMFLTCGSKYDFAVGKYFEIPACGTLLLASGFHELEDLGFIHKKTFIEINKSNFMDMAQYYLRHEDARNAIAEKGYELVHSRHTTDIRVREFVDELWRFTGKTR from the coding sequence TTGAATAAATTAAATATCTTATATTTTACAATTAATTGGTCTACTTTCACCTACAAACCCGATCATTATTTTAAATTGGAACTAGCTAAGCTGCCGGATGTTAGGGTTCATTTTAAGCTAGGGGTGCGAGACGGTAAGAAAAAAAACGGAGGACACCTGCCTGATATTTTAAATAAATTGGAATTCGTTCCAGATTTTATTTTTTTCGATGATTTTGAATCTATTCGAGGTGTCTATGGGCTCCCGACCGGAATGAATACAGTAAACATTCCAAAGGGAATTTTATTTCACGATGTCAACAGAATCAATAATGATTTCTCTAGTTACGTGAAAGAGCATAAAATCGAGTTGGTCTTCGCCCACTATCGTGACGCCTTTTTGAACTATTTTCCGCAATACCGTAATCGATTTAGATGGTTGCCGAATCATGTTTATAAGCCGGTATTTCGCAGATATAAAGTAGAGAAAACCATTGATTATTTAATGATGGGCAAAATCAATCAATTGTACCCTCTTCGTAAAAAGATTTACCGTGAAATGCAAAATGTTAAAGGATTTGTTTCACATGGGCATCCGGGGTATAAATGGGTTTCGGAAAAAGAGAAAAAGAGGTTGTTTATTGATGAAAAATACGCGAAGGAAATCAACCGAGCGAAAATGTTCCTGACGTGCGGGTCCAAGTATGATTTCGCGGTAGGAAAATACTTTGAAATCCCGGCTTGCGGGACCTTGCTATTAGCCTCCGGTTTTCATGAATTAGAAGATTTGGGGTTCATCCATAAGAAGACGTTTATTGAAATCAATAAAAGCAATTTTATGGATATGGCCCAGTATTATCTGAGACATGAAGATGCAAGAAATGCAATAGCGGAGAAGGGCTATGAGTTGGTTCATTCCCGCCATACAACCGATATAAGAGTCAGAGAATTTGTAGATGAGCTATGGAGGTTTACCGGAAAGACTAGGTGA
- a CDS encoding RNA methyltransferase encodes MSITSLQNEKVKAMAALLEKKHRDRTGRFLIEGVHLVLEALLAGAEVETIVIDAERGVPGELRTMLSQIDCELIEATPAIMAKCTGTDSPPPVFGVVAKPLVDSSALYKSDSLVVVLDGVRDPGNVGTIIRSADAVGADAVVLGRGCVDLYNPKTVRSTMGSLFHLPVVEGDLSVLLPEAKKRGIQLVGTSLQATATCYSYDWSGPTWLLLGSESNGLSEQALEMVDTRMIIPMHGKSESLNVAMASTVLLYEALRQRRYA; translated from the coding sequence ATGAGCATTACTTCATTGCAAAACGAAAAAGTAAAAGCGATGGCGGCGCTATTAGAGAAGAAGCATCGGGACAGAACCGGCCGCTTCTTGATCGAGGGTGTGCATCTCGTGCTGGAGGCACTGCTTGCAGGCGCAGAGGTCGAGACGATCGTCATCGACGCGGAGCGCGGCGTACCCGGCGAGCTTCGGACAATGCTGAGCCAGATAGACTGCGAGCTGATCGAAGCGACGCCTGCGATCATGGCGAAGTGTACGGGCACCGACTCGCCGCCCCCGGTCTTCGGCGTCGTGGCTAAGCCGCTCGTGGACTCTTCAGCACTATATAAGTCTGACTCGCTTGTCGTCGTACTAGACGGCGTCCGCGATCCCGGCAACGTCGGCACCATTATCCGCAGCGCCGATGCCGTTGGCGCCGATGCGGTCGTTCTCGGCCGCGGCTGCGTGGACCTGTACAACCCGAAGACGGTACGTTCGACGATGGGGTCGTTGTTCCATTTGCCCGTTGTGGAAGGAGACTTGAGTGTGCTGCTTCCCGAAGCGAAGAAACGCGGCATTCAGCTGGTCGGGACGAGCCTACAGGCGACGGCGACCTGCTACAGCTACGACTGGAGCGGGCCGACTTGGCTGCTGCTTGGCAGCGAATCCAACGGCTTGTCGGAGCAGGCGCTCGAGATGGTGGACACGCGGATGATTATCCCGATGCACGGAAAGTCGGAATCGCTGAATGTGGCGATGGCCTCCACAGTGCTGCTGTATGAGGCATTAAGGCAACGGCGGTATGCTTAA
- a CDS encoding DegT/DnrJ/EryC1/StrS aminotransferase family protein, translating to MNQNKRIFLSPPHMGCEELNLIQEAFKSNWIAPLGPHVDAFEKEMAEYVGTNGALAVNSGTSALHLALKVLEVGHGDIVFCSTFTFVASANPILYQGAIPVFIDSEIETWNMSPSALERAFIHFDNLGKLPKAVIVVNLFGQSANMLSILKICEQYRVPVIEDAAESLGATFHKKASGTFGKFGVFSFNGNKIITASGGGMVVSDDLDAMKKMRFWATQSRDPALHYQHSEIGFNYRLSNVLAAIGRGQLQVLNERIADRRNIFQRYYSALSPCEGIEFMPEPANSYSTRWLTALTVNPLITGVSPIQIIEALAENNIESRPVWKPMHLQPLFKSCMYFPHFPDESISNQLFHQGLCLPSGSNLSEEDQDRVIECVITIMNGKRTY from the coding sequence ATGAATCAAAACAAGCGGATTTTTCTATCTCCTCCACATATGGGCTGCGAGGAACTGAATCTGATCCAAGAGGCTTTCAAATCAAATTGGATTGCTCCACTTGGTCCGCATGTAGATGCTTTCGAAAAAGAGATGGCAGAATATGTAGGAACGAATGGGGCTTTGGCAGTAAATTCCGGCACAAGTGCACTTCATTTAGCATTAAAGGTTTTAGAGGTAGGTCACGGGGATATCGTATTCTGTTCCACTTTTACGTTTGTTGCAAGTGCCAATCCTATCTTGTATCAAGGTGCAATACCCGTCTTTATTGACTCTGAAATAGAAACATGGAATATGTCGCCATCGGCATTAGAACGAGCATTTATTCATTTCGATAATCTCGGAAAGCTGCCCAAAGCGGTGATCGTCGTTAATCTGTTTGGGCAGAGTGCAAATATGTTATCCATTTTGAAGATTTGTGAGCAATACCGTGTTCCGGTTATAGAGGATGCGGCAGAATCTCTAGGCGCTACCTTCCATAAAAAGGCGAGTGGAACGTTTGGAAAGTTTGGAGTCTTTTCTTTTAACGGTAATAAGATCATAACTGCTTCAGGTGGAGGAATGGTGGTTTCCGATGATCTCGACGCCATGAAGAAAATGCGTTTTTGGGCTACCCAATCCAGAGATCCAGCCTTGCATTATCAGCACAGTGAAATTGGATTTAATTACAGGCTGAGTAACGTCCTAGCAGCCATCGGAAGAGGACAATTACAAGTACTGAATGAAAGGATAGCTGACCGGAGGAACATTTTTCAACGCTATTATTCAGCACTTTCACCTTGTGAGGGTATAGAGTTTATGCCTGAACCTGCCAATAGTTATTCTACCCGCTGGCTTACGGCATTGACAGTCAACCCGCTAATAACCGGTGTATCCCCGATTCAAATTATAGAGGCTTTGGCCGAGAACAACATAGAATCGCGCCCCGTCTGGAAGCCAATGCATCTCCAGCCTCTTTTCAAATCATGCATGTACTTCCCGCATTTTCCGGATGAGAGCATCTCTAATCAATTGTTTCATCAAGGTCTATGTCTGCCTTCGGGTTCCAATCTTTCGGAAGAAGATCAGGATCGGGTGATTGAATGCGTAATAACAATCATGAACGGAAAACGAACGTATTGA
- a CDS encoding HAD family hydrolase, translated as MKQAIVFDLDDTLYSENEYVISGFQELDRWVRRRFNRQGFFEEAMLLYSKGHKGNIFNEALNLLNVQYDYELILQMLKVYREHLPQIQLYPDALWCLQYASTKAKTGLITDGFLVAQKQKVKSLGIHFYLNYIVYSDELGWQYWKPSPIPYMLMTNGLGISPAACVYIGDNSHKDFITAKRLGWTTVCVKRTNGIYKNAVVDPHYLADYEVSSLYEIRNLGFF; from the coding sequence ATGAAACAAGCCATTGTGTTTGATTTGGACGATACACTTTACAGCGAGAATGAGTATGTGATTAGCGGTTTTCAGGAATTAGACCGCTGGGTTCGAAGACGTTTCAATCGTCAAGGTTTTTTCGAAGAAGCGATGCTGCTTTACTCTAAAGGACATAAAGGGAATATATTCAATGAAGCTTTGAACTTATTGAACGTACAATATGATTATGAATTGATCCTGCAGATGCTTAAGGTCTATCGTGAACATCTTCCGCAGATTCAACTTTACCCGGATGCCCTATGGTGCTTGCAGTATGCCTCAACCAAAGCGAAGACAGGATTAATCACCGATGGGTTTTTAGTCGCGCAGAAGCAAAAAGTAAAATCTTTAGGGATACACTTCTATTTAAACTATATCGTATACTCGGATGAGCTAGGTTGGCAGTATTGGAAGCCTAGTCCAATTCCATATATGCTTATGACAAATGGGCTAGGTATTTCTCCTGCCGCATGTGTGTATATCGGTGATAATTCACATAAAGACTTTATTACGGCCAAACGCTTAGGATGGACAACGGTTTGCGTTAAGCGAACGAACGGCATTTACAAAAATGCTGTAGTCGATCCCCATTACTTGGCAGATTATGAGGTTTCAAGTTTATATGAAATTAGAAATTTAGGCTTCTTTTAA
- a CDS encoding tagaturonate reductase, with translation MNRSPLNRHVLTREQKLCLEGAKESPVTVLQIGEGNFLRGFVDWMLQVSREQGKFAGGVAVIQPRPSGKHNIETLAAQDGLYTLVVRGLEGGQIVDQASLVSVFTDVFNPYEQWNRLIALATSDSLQFVISNTTEAGIVYKPEPLTDGPIASFPGKIAFLLHRRYLALGGAPDKGLIFLPCELLERNGDALRDIVIQYSEDWGFPDAFIQWLRSSNRFLNSLVDRIVTGYPSEDQAQAWFDEWGYTDGMLTVAEPYHLWAIEGEVELDEQLPLQQAGLNVHWTDNLRPYQQRKVRILNAAHTWMAPIGILNGIEHVREIMEHRVYGQEIQTLVRAEILPSLPYPTEEMNRYADTVFDRFNNPFIRHRLADIAMNSLAKFKVRLLPSLKHYALLGQEPPEILASGLAALLRYYAVRRTAAGFEGSNLHGRTYLVRDDVDSLNRMADIWERGGTLQNIAVLLLKQTELWGEDLTEWRGLEEAVCMAWTKWEGGGER, from the coding sequence ATGAATAGGTCACCGTTGAACCGGCATGTATTGACAAGGGAACAGAAGCTTTGTTTGGAGGGCGCTAAGGAAAGTCCGGTTACTGTACTACAAATTGGCGAAGGTAATTTTTTGAGGGGCTTCGTCGATTGGATGCTCCAAGTCAGCAGGGAGCAGGGCAAGTTCGCCGGAGGCGTTGCCGTTATCCAGCCAAGACCATCCGGAAAACACAACATCGAAACATTGGCTGCACAGGATGGACTTTATACGCTTGTCGTCCGCGGATTGGAGGGCGGCCAAATTGTTGATCAAGCATCCCTTGTTTCCGTGTTTACCGACGTTTTTAATCCTTATGAGCAATGGAACCGTTTAATCGCACTGGCGACTAGCGATTCGCTGCAATTCGTCATCTCGAATACGACGGAAGCAGGCATCGTCTACAAACCCGAGCCGCTGACAGACGGTCCGATCGCCTCGTTTCCTGGGAAAATCGCATTTTTGCTGCATCGCCGCTACTTAGCGTTAGGCGGAGCGCCGGATAAAGGTTTAATCTTTCTGCCGTGCGAGCTTCTGGAAAGAAACGGTGATGCTCTACGTGACATCGTCATTCAATATAGCGAGGATTGGGGCTTCCCGGATGCATTTATCCAATGGCTGCGTTCGAGTAATCGTTTCTTAAACTCGCTTGTCGATCGCATTGTCACGGGTTATCCAAGTGAAGATCAAGCGCAGGCATGGTTCGATGAGTGGGGCTATACGGACGGCATGTTGACGGTCGCGGAGCCGTACCACTTGTGGGCAATCGAAGGCGAAGTGGAATTGGATGAGCAATTGCCTCTTCAACAGGCAGGGCTTAATGTACATTGGACGGATAATCTTCGTCCCTATCAGCAGCGGAAGGTTCGGATTCTGAATGCCGCTCATACTTGGATGGCGCCGATCGGTATTCTGAATGGCATTGAACACGTTCGGGAAATCATGGAACACCGCGTTTATGGGCAAGAGATTCAGACGTTGGTGAGAGCTGAAATCCTGCCTTCTCTTCCTTACCCGACAGAGGAGATGAATAGGTACGCGGATACGGTGTTCGATCGATTCAACAATCCGTTCATCCGGCATCGACTGGCAGACATTGCGATGAATAGCTTGGCCAAGTTTAAAGTACGCCTGCTCCCTTCGTTGAAGCACTATGCGCTGCTCGGGCAAGAGCCGCCTGAGATTCTCGCGTCAGGTTTGGCAGCGCTTCTCAGATATTACGCTGTTCGTCGTACGGCGGCTGGATTCGAAGGCAGCAATCTCCACGGCCGAACGTATCTCGTACGAGACGATGTTGATTCTTTGAACCGAATGGCGGACATTTGGGAGCGAGGCGGAACATTGCAGAACATTGCAGTGCTGCTGCTGAAACAAACGGAGCTTTGGGGCGAAGATTTAACCGAATGGCGGGGACTGGAAGAAGCCGTTTGCATGGCATGGACGAAGTGGGAAGGAGGAGGCGAGCGATGA